A window of Gemmatimonadota bacterium contains these coding sequences:
- the feoB gene encoding ferrous iron transport protein B, translating into MASPSVRRDAPRADVSTTVGPERLTATEPLRVAIIGNPNTGKTTLFNALTGLRQRVGNFAGVTVERVEGAYRMADGRRIAVLDLPGSYSLSAGSPDEAIALEVLLGRDQAHWRPQVVLVVVDASHLERNLFLASQVCELGLPVVIALNQVDAAADKGITVDVPALIHEMGVPIVPTIASRGEGIDPLKQAILIAATLPPPARRFTLAPDVDAALGPLETQLVQSGLAPSAAAMESLRLLGVSTREAHLAHVPDLPRLLDDARGALRDVGLIPERVEAESRYGWIGGVVSRTVTRKARSLGTWSDKLDAVALHRLGGPILFLAVMALVFQAVFSWATPLQDAIEATIHAVGAAVGGLIPEGDVRSLVVDGIFAGVGSVLVFLPQIAFLFAFIGVLEQSGYMARAAFLMDRVMRRVGLHGKSFIPMLSGYACAVPGIMATRTIEDPKDRLATIMVVPLMSCSARLPVYTLLIATFVPALPLFPGLDLQGATMLAMYLLGTVTALGVAALFRGTLLRGPVRPMILELPPYRMPALRSLGVSVWQRCQLFLRRAGTVILSLSIILWALATYPKADVDPTLPVEQQQEQQLAHSMLGGFGHAIEPVVRPLGYDWKIGVSIVASFAAREVFVSTMGTIYGVGGTDDALLQDKLRSEVRADGSPAYTPLIAVGLMVFYVYALMCMSTIAVTVREAGGGRLGWKWAGVQFGYMLALAYGAAWLVVTVGRALGYA; encoded by the coding sequence CGCAGGGACGCGCCGCGAGCTGACGTGAGCACCACCGTCGGGCCGGAGCGGCTCACCGCCACCGAGCCGCTGCGCGTTGCCATCATCGGCAATCCGAACACCGGGAAGACGACCCTCTTCAACGCGCTGACCGGACTCCGGCAGCGCGTCGGCAACTTCGCCGGCGTCACCGTCGAGCGCGTCGAAGGGGCGTACCGCATGGCCGACGGGCGCCGCATCGCGGTGCTCGACCTCCCCGGCAGCTACTCGCTCTCCGCCGGCTCGCCCGACGAGGCGATCGCGCTCGAGGTGCTGCTCGGCCGCGACCAGGCGCACTGGCGGCCGCAGGTCGTGCTCGTCGTCGTCGATGCGTCGCACCTCGAGCGGAACCTCTTCCTCGCGAGCCAGGTCTGCGAGCTCGGGTTGCCGGTCGTCATCGCGCTCAACCAGGTGGACGCGGCCGCGGACAAGGGGATCACGGTCGATGTGCCCGCGCTGATCCACGAGATGGGCGTCCCGATCGTGCCGACCATCGCGTCGCGCGGCGAGGGGATCGACCCGCTCAAGCAGGCGATCCTCATCGCGGCGACGCTGCCGCCGCCCGCGCGCCGCTTCACCCTCGCACCCGACGTCGATGCCGCGCTCGGCCCGCTCGAGACGCAGCTCGTGCAGAGCGGCCTCGCCCCGTCGGCCGCGGCGATGGAATCGCTCCGCCTCCTCGGCGTGAGCACGCGCGAGGCGCACCTCGCGCACGTGCCCGACCTCCCGCGCCTCCTCGACGACGCGCGCGGCGCGCTGCGCGACGTGGGCCTGATCCCGGAACGGGTGGAGGCCGAGTCGCGGTACGGGTGGATCGGCGGCGTGGTCTCGCGCACCGTGACGCGGAAGGCGCGGTCGCTCGGGACCTGGAGCGACAAGCTCGACGCGGTCGCATTGCACCGCCTGGGCGGACCGATCCTCTTCCTCGCGGTGATGGCGCTCGTCTTCCAGGCCGTCTTCAGCTGGGCGACGCCGCTGCAGGATGCGATCGAGGCCACCATCCACGCCGTCGGCGCGGCGGTGGGCGGCCTGATCCCCGAGGGCGACGTGCGGTCGCTCGTGGTGGACGGCATCTTCGCCGGCGTCGGCTCGGTGCTCGTCTTCCTGCCGCAGATCGCCTTCCTCTTCGCGTTCATCGGCGTGCTGGAGCAGAGCGGCTACATGGCGCGCGCCGCCTTCCTGATGGACCGCGTGATGCGGCGCGTGGGGCTGCACGGGAAGAGCTTCATCCCCATGCTCTCCGGCTACGCCTGCGCGGTGCCCGGCATCATGGCGACGCGCACCATCGAGGACCCGAAGGACCGGCTGGCGACGATCATGGTCGTGCCGCTCATGAGCTGCTCGGCGCGGTTGCCGGTGTACACGCTGCTCATCGCGACCTTCGTCCCCGCGCTGCCGCTCTTCCCCGGGCTCGACCTGCAGGGCGCGACGATGCTCGCGATGTACCTTCTCGGCACGGTGACCGCGCTCGGCGTGGCGGCGCTGTTCCGCGGGACGCTCCTCCGCGGCCCGGTGCGGCCGATGATCCTCGAGCTGCCGCCCTACCGCATGCCGGCGCTCCGCTCGCTCGGCGTCTCCGTCTGGCAGCGCTGCCAGCTCTTCCTGCGCCGCGCGGGGACGGTGATCCTCAGCCTGAGCATCATCCTCTGGGCGCTCGCGACCTATCCCAAGGCCGACGTCGATCCCACGCTCCCGGTGGAGCAGCAGCAGGAGCAGCAACTCGCGCACTCGATGCTCGGCGGCTTCGGCCACGCGATCGAGCCGGTGGTGCGGCCGCTCGGCTACGACTGGAAGATCGGCGTGAGCATCGTCGCGAGCTTCGCGGCGCGCGAGGTGTTCGTCTCGACGATGGGGACGATCTACGGCGTGGGCGGCACCGATGACGCGCTGCTGCAGGACAAGCTCCGCAGCGAGGTCCGCGCCGACGGCTCCCCGGCGTACACGCCGCTCATCGCGGTGGGCCTCATGGTCTTCTACGTTTACGCGCTGATGTGCATGAGCACCATCGCGGTGACGGTGCGCGAGGCGGGGGGCGGCAGGCTCGGGTGGAAGTGGGCGGGCGTGCAGTTCGGCTACATGCTCGCGCTCGCGTACGGCGCGGCCTGGCTGGTGGTGACCGTCGGGCGCGCACTGGGGTATGCTTGA
- a CDS encoding VOC family protein — protein sequence MPHLDLVALVVRDYDPAIRFFVDVLGFVLAEDRPSLTNDGRPKRWVVVRPPEGGTGILLARADGATQEGAIGAQFAGRVGFFLRVEDFDAVHARMVAAGVRFHGTPRREDYGSVVVFEDCEGNKWDLLGPANG from the coding sequence ATGCCGCACCTCGACCTCGTCGCGCTCGTGGTGCGCGACTACGATCCCGCGATCCGCTTCTTCGTCGACGTGCTCGGCTTCGTGCTCGCCGAGGATCGTCCGTCGCTCACGAACGATGGCCGTCCGAAGCGGTGGGTCGTCGTGCGTCCGCCCGAGGGCGGCACGGGTATTCTCCTCGCGCGCGCCGATGGCGCGACGCAGGAAGGGGCGATCGGTGCGCAGTTCGCGGGGCGGGTGGGGTTCTTCCTCCGCGTCGAGGACTTCGACGCGGTGCACGCGCGCATGGTCGCCGCGGGGGTTCGGTTCCACGGCACGCCGCGCCGCGAGGACTACGGCAGCGTGGTGGTGTTCGAGGACTGCGAAGGGAACAAGTGGGACCTGCTCGGGCCGGCGAACGGCTGA
- a CDS encoding PBP1A family penicillin-binding protein yields MKRKLLILALSAVGLGIVGLAGFAAYWSWFLCAGDACPSIAQFDEYRPAQPARLYAADGRFIAEVGLERRSVVRLEQVPQHVIDAFVMTEDKRYYRHAGIDYIRVLGSVWANVKAGGMSEGFSTITMQLARNIFPEQLPSRSKARNALQNVLRKFREAKVARELETKFSKERILELYLNQIPFGSGAYGVESAAQRYFGRPINELTVAEGAMLAALPKAPSRYNPRRFPDRAIQRRNTVLELMRREGALSDADASVAKAYPLRLYRPARGAGEIAPYFVEWVRAELVKRFGKQAYEQGLRVMTSLDLDMQGAAERAMERQLRAVEAGTFGPYPHDTYEAYMAKAAAGTNDESAANSPYLQGAFVAIDPRNGAVRALVGGRDFDDSKFDRVTRALRQPGSTFKPIVYATAIQTGRPPSYFLDDEPIEVPQLDGSLWTPQNYDNKFEGRVTMRRALYQSRNLPAIRLTMELGESGVVEMAKNFGLTTRVPPFPSIALGSAEVYPLEMVASYATFANLGWRVPAQPILRVETLDGRRLFEAEPERIQVLGREEAWIMVDMMKDVLTRGSGTRVRSGGFTLPAAGKTGTTNEYTDVWFIGYTTDLVAGVWMGFDQPKRIKDNAQGGQLAAPAWTAFMREVYERKPSPPDWPRPFGIISMLIDPVTGLRAGPACMSDSVRMEYFLPGTEPQSECTKIP; encoded by the coding sequence ATGAAGCGCAAACTCCTCATCCTCGCCCTCTCCGCCGTCGGCCTCGGCATCGTCGGCCTCGCCGGCTTCGCGGCCTACTGGTCCTGGTTCCTCTGCGCCGGCGATGCCTGCCCGTCGATCGCGCAGTTCGACGAGTACCGGCCCGCGCAGCCGGCCCGCCTCTACGCCGCCGACGGCCGCTTCATCGCCGAGGTCGGGCTCGAGCGCCGTTCGGTCGTGCGCCTCGAGCAGGTGCCGCAGCACGTCATCGACGCCTTCGTCATGACCGAGGACAAGCGCTACTACCGCCACGCGGGCATCGACTACATCCGCGTCCTCGGGTCGGTCTGGGCCAACGTGAAGGCCGGCGGCATGTCCGAGGGCTTCTCGACCATCACCATGCAGCTCGCGCGGAACATCTTCCCCGAGCAGCTCCCCTCGCGCAGCAAGGCGCGCAACGCGCTGCAGAACGTGCTCCGCAAGTTCCGCGAGGCGAAGGTCGCCCGCGAGCTCGAGACGAAGTTCAGCAAGGAACGCATCCTCGAGCTCTACCTGAACCAGATCCCCTTCGGCTCCGGCGCCTACGGCGTGGAGTCGGCGGCGCAGCGCTACTTCGGCCGCCCCATCAACGAGCTCACCGTCGCCGAGGGCGCGATGCTCGCCGCGCTCCCCAAGGCGCCGTCGCGCTACAACCCGCGCCGTTTCCCCGACCGCGCCATCCAGCGCCGCAACACGGTGCTCGAGCTCATGCGTCGCGAGGGCGCGCTCTCCGACGCCGACGCCTCGGTCGCCAAGGCGTACCCGCTCCGCCTCTACCGCCCGGCGCGCGGCGCGGGCGAGATCGCGCCCTACTTCGTCGAGTGGGTGCGCGCCGAGCTCGTGAAGCGCTTCGGCAAGCAGGCGTACGAGCAGGGGCTCCGCGTGATGACCTCGCTCGACCTCGACATGCAGGGCGCCGCCGAGCGCGCGATGGAGCGGCAGCTGCGCGCGGTGGAGGCCGGCACCTTCGGCCCGTATCCGCACGACACCTACGAGGCCTACATGGCCAAGGCGGCGGCGGGGACGAACGACGAGTCCGCCGCCAACTCGCCGTACCTGCAGGGCGCCTTCGTCGCGATCGACCCGCGCAACGGCGCCGTGCGCGCCCTCGTCGGCGGCCGCGACTTCGACGACAGCAAGTTCGACCGCGTGACGCGCGCGCTCCGGCAGCCGGGCTCGACCTTCAAGCCCATCGTCTACGCCACCGCCATCCAGACCGGCCGTCCGCCGTCCTATTTCCTCGACGACGAGCCCATCGAGGTCCCGCAGCTCGACGGCTCCCTGTGGACGCCGCAGAACTACGACAACAAGTTCGAGGGCCGCGTGACCATGCGCCGCGCGCTCTACCAGTCGCGCAACCTCCCCGCCATCCGCCTCACCATGGAGCTCGGCGAGAGCGGCGTGGTGGAGATGGCGAAGAACTTCGGCCTCACCACGCGCGTCCCGCCCTTCCCCTCCATCGCGCTCGGTTCGGCCGAGGTCTATCCGCTGGAGATGGTCGCGAGCTACGCCACCTTCGCCAACCTCGGCTGGCGCGTGCCGGCGCAGCCGATCCTCCGCGTGGAGACGCTCGACGGCCGCCGCCTCTTCGAGGCCGAGCCGGAGCGCATCCAGGTCCTCGGGCGCGAGGAGGCGTGGATCATGGTGGACATGATGAAGGACGTCCTCACGCGCGGCTCCGGCACGCGCGTGCGCAGCGGCGGCTTCACGCTCCCCGCCGCCGGCAAGACCGGCACGACCAACGAGTACACCGACGTCTGGTTCATCGGCTACACCACCGACCTCGTCGCCGGCGTCTGGATGGGCTTCGACCAGCCCAAGCGCATCAAGGACAACGCGCAGGGTGGCCAGCTCGCCGCGCCGGCG
- a CDS encoding tyrosine--tRNA ligase, protein MANVPSSPSLPLLEELEWRGLLFQQTEGAAAALAKGPVKGYCGFDPTAESLHVGNLVSIMGLVRLARAGHTAVALVGGGTAMIGDPSGKSEERPIRAAEEIAANARLIETQIRRVISNALGGSDAGDRVVFRNNADWLGALGLIPFLRDTGKHFTVNWMMQKDSVKSRMDAGISFTEFSYMLLQAHDFLHLHQHDGVTLQLGGSDQFGNITAGTELVRRAARGEAHGVTFPLLTDANGKKFGKTESGAVWLDAERTSPYQFYQFWINAGDADVGRLLRTFTLLDRATIEGIEAAHAASPHLREGQKRLAWEVTAMIHGEAAAALAKRVSDTVFDKKTDAHALDDTVFTTLAAEMPSVRVQAVDGQVDIVAVLEQAFGLSKTAARKLIQQGAVTMNGGKLASDVQLVPAQESVRGRWLLVRKGGRDIAIGEIGAA, encoded by the coding sequence ATGGCGAACGTTCCCTCCTCCCCCTCCCTGCCGCTGCTCGAGGAACTCGAGTGGCGCGGCCTCCTGTTCCAGCAGACGGAGGGGGCGGCGGCCGCCCTCGCCAAGGGGCCGGTGAAGGGCTATTGCGGGTTCGACCCGACGGCCGAGTCGCTGCATGTGGGGAACCTCGTGTCGATCATGGGGCTCGTGCGCCTCGCGCGCGCCGGCCACACCGCCGTCGCGCTGGTGGGCGGCGGCACGGCGATGATCGGCGACCCGAGCGGCAAGTCGGAGGAGCGTCCCATCCGCGCCGCCGAGGAGATCGCGGCCAACGCGCGGCTCATCGAGACGCAGATCCGCCGCGTGATCTCGAACGCCCTCGGCGGCTCCGACGCCGGCGACCGCGTGGTGTTCCGGAACAACGCCGACTGGCTCGGCGCGCTCGGGCTGATCCCGTTCCTGCGCGACACCGGGAAGCACTTCACCGTGAACTGGATGATGCAGAAGGACTCGGTGAAGTCGCGGATGGACGCGGGGATCTCGTTCACCGAGTTCAGCTACATGCTGCTGCAGGCGCATGACTTCCTGCACCTGCACCAGCACGACGGCGTGACGCTGCAGCTGGGCGGGAGCGACCAGTTCGGCAACATCACCGCGGGGACGGAGCTCGTCCGCCGCGCGGCGCGCGGCGAGGCGCATGGCGTGACCTTCCCGCTGCTGACCGACGCGAACGGGAAGAAGTTCGGGAAGACCGAGTCGGGCGCGGTGTGGCTCGATGCGGAGCGGACGAGCCCGTACCAGTTCTACCAGTTCTGGATCAACGCCGGCGACGCGGACGTGGGGCGGTTGCTGCGCACGTTCACGCTGCTCGACCGCGCGACGATCGAGGGGATCGAGGCGGCGCATGCGGCGTCGCCGCACCTGCGCGAGGGACAGAAGCGGCTCGCGTGGGAGGTGACGGCGATGATCCACGGCGAGGCCGCGGCCGCACTGGCGAAGCGCGTGTCGGACACGGTGTTCGACAAGAAGACCGACGCGCACGCGCTCGACGACACCGTGTTCACGACGCTCGCCGCGGAGATGCCGTCGGTGCGCGTGCAGGCCGTGGACGGCCAGGTGGACATCGTCGCGGTGCTGGAGCAGGCGTTCGGGCTGTCGAAGACGGCGGCGCGGAAGCTGATCCAGCAGGGGGCGGTGACGATGAACGGGGGGAAGCTGGCGAGCGATGTGCAGCTGGTGCCGGCGCAGGAGTCGGTGCGCGGGCGGTGGTTGCTGGTGCGGAAGGGGGGGCGGGATATCGCGATCGGGGAGATCGGCGCCGCCTGA